One Spinacia oleracea cultivar Varoflay chromosome 4, BTI_SOV_V1, whole genome shotgun sequence DNA segment encodes these proteins:
- the LOC110792356 gene encoding uncharacterized protein, with product MARATTSTSFIITIVLVVLLNTSAPAVAVVNEPCRGPNEVCGGFVGFECCAGLDCRLEGDFSESDRSGVCVPPDQSCPTAGQLCGITGTGVLCCRGLECVPDVDFPTLPGICRTTGNRFIKLTY from the exons ATGGCTAGAGCTACCACATCAACCTCCTTCATCATAACAATTGTGTTAGTAGTATTACTGAATACTTCAG CTCCGGCAGTTGCCGTTGTTAATGAACCATGTAGGGGGCCCAATGAAGTTTGTGGAGGCTTCGTCGGATTTGAATGTTGTGCAGGATTAGATTGCAGACTCGAGGGTGACTTCAGTGAATCGGATAGAAGTGGAGTTTGTGTGCCACCAGATCAATCATGTCCAACGGCCGGCCAACTTTGTGGTATCACTGGCACTGGTGTGCTTTGCTGTAGAGGACTTGAATGTGTGCCTGATGTTGATTTTCCGACTTTACCCGGAATATGTCGTACTACGGGAAATCGTTTCATAAAACTAACTTATTAG